A region of the Vibrio tubiashii genome:
AGTTGCTCATCTAGATAGTCATGGTGGTTATAAACTCTTAGCATTCCCGGCAACTGGTGACCGACCGTTTTTTCGATGGCAACAATATCGAGCCCCATCTCGCTACAGCGGCTGATAAAGGTTCGACGTAAATCATGTGGTGAAAAACGCTCAAAGTCTTCAGGAATATTGCGTTTTATCAACGCTCTTACTGCTGCTGGCTCTTGTAATTTATCATTACTCAGTTGCGGCCAAACTAGCTTCCACTTGTTCGGAACATTTTCACGCTGTTCCACTAACAAATCTAAGAGATAATCGCTCAGTGGCACTTTGCGACTTTCTTGGCTTTTTGTGTGCCGCTCTTCTGAGCTGGCTGGTAATGTCCAAACCTTGTTATCTAAATCAATCTCAGTCCAACGCATTTCAAGTACAGCACTTATCCGTTGACCACACCCTAGCAAGAATCGTATCAATCGGAGATTAGCACGATCTGTATTCCAATCATCCAAGCTTGTTAACAGACTCTTCAGCTCAGAAAAACTAAGATTTCGTTTAGTAACACGGGAGCCACCGCCAACATCTTTTGCTTTTAGTTGTGGAGCCGGATGAGAATTAAGCATGTTGAGTGCCAAGGCATGGTTAATCACTTGATTGATGACTTTATGGCAGACACCAATTGCTCCAGCCATGCGCTTTCCATCGCTATCTACCTTTGCATCAAAGACTTTATTAAAGTGATAGATACTTAAGTCTGCCAACTTAATGTTACCGATAATTGGTTTGATATCTCGATTGTAGATGGTTCTCGATTGCTCACCTCGGAGTTGCTTAGATAGACGCTTATCATCAAAGCTCACAAAAGCATCGTCAAAAGTCTTAGCCTCATCACGCTCACGCTTTTCTTTATCAAGCTCAAACTTAGGGTTTTTGTTATTTTCCAGCCAGCTTCGATAACGACCAGCTTCTTTCCTTGCCTGTTCTAGAGTCATACCCGTTTCAGGCTTAGCCTTAACATATCGCCCCATTGATATCTTGTCGTGCTTCTTCCCTATTTGAAAACGAAATGTCCAAGTCATCGTCCCTGTGGGTCTAACTCGAATATTAAGACCTTCAATTTTTTTATCAGGAATCAAATACTCTTTATCTTGAGGTTTCAGTGCTTGTAACGTGGCATTACTACTAATTCGCTTGGTCATTGCTAAGCAACTCACTTTAATTCTGGGTACGGCTTGGGGTACGGCATAGGTTGAGTTTTCATTGTACCCAGAAAGACAACACTGGACAACAGAATGAAGAGATGCGCTATATATCAAGCACTTAAGAGGTAAAAATAGCTCTTAATGGACTCCAATAGAACCGTAACTCCATATACCCACCACATGGAAGCCGGTGTGCTACTGGAACGCAAAGCTTAACCGCAGGTACGAAATAAAAAAACGAGCCAATAGGCTCGTTTTTTGTATCCATTAACTAGGCTGATATCACGACTCAGTTTTTGGCTTCGCTGGCGCAGTTAGGAAA
Encoded here:
- a CDS encoding tyrosine-type recombinase/integrase, with the protein product MTKRISSNATLQALKPQDKEYLIPDKKIEGLNIRVRPTGTMTWTFRFQIGKKHDKISMGRYVKAKPETGMTLEQARKEAGRYRSWLENNKNPKFELDKEKRERDEAKTFDDAFVSFDDKRLSKQLRGEQSRTIYNRDIKPIIGNIKLADLSIYHFNKVFDAKVDSDGKRMAGAIGVCHKVINQVINHALALNMLNSHPAPQLKAKDVGGGSRVTKRNLSFSELKSLLTSLDDWNTDRANLRLIRFLLGCGQRISAVLEMRWTEIDLDNKVWTLPASSEERHTKSQESRKVPLSDYLLDLLVEQRENVPNKWKLVWPQLSNDKLQEPAAVRALIKRNIPEDFERFSPHDLRRTFISRCSEMGLDIVAIEKTVGHQLPGMLRVYNHHDYLDEQLAVLQAWGYKLQSLAVENVVPFDTTKLA